TAGGAAGGAAGATATCGAGAAGGAAGTGGGCGCGGTTTACAGACCGCTTGAGGACGTCCTGAGGGAGAGCGACATCGTGATTCTGGCGCTTCCGTCAACTCCGGAAACCTACCACATCATCAACGAGGAGAGGGTGAAGCTCCTCGAGGGCAAATACCTCGTCAATATTGGCCGCGGAACCCTCGTCGATGAGGAGGCCATCGTTAAGGCAATCGAGGAGGGGAAGCTCAAGGGCTACGCGACGGACGTCTACGAAAAGGAACCTGTTCAGGAGCACGAGCTGTTCGAGTACGAGTGGGAGACGGTCTTAACTCCCCACCACGCCGGTCTCAGCAGGGAAGCCATGGAAGACATGGGCTTCCAGGCAGTTAAGAACCTCCTGGCGGTTCTCCGCGGGGAGATTCCGGGGGATCTCGTCAACAGGGATGTCGTGAAGATTCGCCCGCCGGAAGGGGTGAAGATGCTCTGAGGTGGTTGGAATGCTGATTGAGGAACTCAGGGAGATAACCCAGATTCCCGGAATTTCCGGCTACGAGGAGAGGATCAGGGAGAAGATAGCGGAGTGGATCGAGCCGTACGCAGATTACACGGTCGATGCCATTGGAAATCTTATCGTAGAACTCGGTGAGGGTGAGCTTAAGGCCGTCTTCATGGCCCACATGGACGAGATAGGCCTTCTCATAACAGGGATAAGGCCCGATGGAAAGCTCACCTTCAGGAAGATCGGCGGCATCGATGACAGGCTCCTCTACGGCAGGCACCTCGACGTTATAACCGAGGGCGGGAGGCTCGACGGGGTTATTGGGGCACTCCCCGTACACCTGAACCTTGAGCGGAAGTTCGATACCGTCCCCTGGAATAAGCTGGTGATAGACATCGGCGCGGAGAGCAGGGAGGAGGCCGAAAAGCTCGGAGTCAAGGTTCTTGACTACGCCGTCTTCAAGAAGCACTTCGCGGTTCTGAACGACCGCTACGTCTCCACAAGGTCGCTCGACGACCGCTTCGGCGTCGTTGCCCTGGTGGAGGCGATAAAAGACCTCGTTGACCACGACCTCGACGGTAGGTACATCTTCGCCTTCACCGTGCAGGAGGAGATAGGCCTCAAGGGCGCGAGGTTTTTGGCTCAGAAATACTCGCCGAGGTACGCCTTTGCAATAGACTCCTTCGCCTGCTGCGGCGACCTGACTGGAGACGTCAGGCTCGGCGGCGGAGCGGTCATAAGGGCAGTCGACAACTCCGCCATCTACACGAGGAGGCTCGCCAGAAAGGTTGCCGAGATAGCCTCAAGGAACGAGATACCGCTCCAGGTGGGTGTTACCGGCGGGGGAACCGACGCTTCCGTCTTCCAGGACAGGAGCGAGGTTCTGGCCCTGAGCGTTCCGATAAAGTACCTCCACAGCGAGGTCGAGACGCTCCACCTCAACGACCTGGAGGCGCTGATAAAGCTCATAGAGGCGGTGGCGTTCGAACTGTAAAGTTTAAATATTCCGGTGCATATGTGGGATTGGTGGGAAAAGTGGGACTAACTAAGGTCGACACCAAGGGCAGGGTGGTCATTCCGAGGGATATCAGAAAAAGGATGGGGATAAAGCCCGGAGAAGAGTTCCTGATAACTGAGATAGATGGGGATACGATAGTCATGAAACGCTTCGACGTCAGGAAGATGCTCGAAGGAATGATAAAGAACGCCAAAGGCATCAATCTCGACGAACTCAAGGAAGAAACCGAGAGAGAGGGGAACAGAG
This window of the Thermococcus siculi genome carries:
- a CDS encoding M42 family metallopeptidase, which encodes MLIEELREITQIPGISGYEERIREKIAEWIEPYADYTVDAIGNLIVELGEGELKAVFMAHMDEIGLLITGIRPDGKLTFRKIGGIDDRLLYGRHLDVITEGGRLDGVIGALPVHLNLERKFDTVPWNKLVIDIGAESREEAEKLGVKVLDYAVFKKHFAVLNDRYVSTRSLDDRFGVVALVEAIKDLVDHDLDGRYIFAFTVQEEIGLKGARFLAQKYSPRYAFAIDSFACCGDLTGDVRLGGGAVIRAVDNSAIYTRRLARKVAEIASRNEIPLQVGVTGGGTDASVFQDRSEVLALSVPIKYLHSEVETLHLNDLEALIKLIEAVAFEL
- a CDS encoding AbrB/MazE/SpoVT family DNA-binding domain-containing protein, with product MGKVGLTKVDTKGRVVIPRDIRKRMGIKPGEEFLITEIDGDTIVMKRFDVRKMLEGMIKNAKGINLDELKEETEREGNRVAKELYDL